The proteins below come from a single Streptomyces tubercidicus genomic window:
- a CDS encoding serine/threonine protein kinase: MMDSTIAEPLTADDPQEIGSFHLIGLLGVGGMGEVYLGASDKGYAAVKRVRPRLVSSERFAREVGILYRVPAGVGPRVLASDGTAERPWFATEYVPGLTVDEAVRLRGPLPAGALWLLLAEAATPLSAVHTFGIVHRDIKPGNVMLVRDGVKLIDFGIARAADQARLTKSGGSYGTQGFSAPEQQAGDEDVDAPADVYSLGALVLYAASGRTPGVVPDVEPLRAVDAGLANVIGRCLATGPGARPTAGEVAEAARAHLPAPPPSWPPEVMSRIASRRAFAATPVGKLETVPPPDLAAEATPDADLAPGTAPPSAAPPRRSRTRLFLLPTAAAIALGAVAALVLLPSASRHNGAAQPADSASARVETAAGATRTPHASPSRSATSTAEPGRPAPDAPADSETTAPPRASGARSPSAPAATTASSAPATRVTSSSIPGINGGDDPAQVRGSEADTSWVGNDAACSAWLDDNGSDALAGVLNTSLNQSCSAELYRSDGIAYTFHANWGATKTNFISDVGHTMWICVWNANDRSDEQCSPRFAMNGHTPVKR, translated from the coding sequence ATGATGGACAGCACGATCGCCGAACCGCTCACCGCGGACGATCCGCAGGAGATCGGCAGCTTCCACCTCATCGGTCTGCTCGGCGTCGGCGGCATGGGCGAGGTCTACCTCGGGGCGTCCGACAAGGGCTACGCAGCCGTCAAGCGCGTCCGGCCACGGCTGGTCTCCAGCGAGCGCTTCGCACGCGAGGTCGGCATCCTCTACCGCGTGCCGGCCGGGGTCGGGCCGCGGGTGCTGGCGAGCGACGGCACCGCCGAACGTCCCTGGTTCGCCACCGAGTACGTGCCCGGGCTCACCGTGGACGAGGCGGTCCGGCTGCGCGGCCCGCTGCCCGCCGGGGCGCTGTGGCTGCTGCTGGCCGAGGCGGCCACCCCTCTGTCGGCCGTGCACACGTTCGGGATCGTGCACCGTGACATCAAGCCCGGCAACGTCATGCTGGTGCGGGACGGCGTGAAGCTGATCGACTTCGGCATCGCACGCGCCGCGGACCAGGCAAGGCTCACCAAGAGCGGTGGCAGCTACGGCACGCAGGGATTCTCGGCACCGGAACAGCAGGCCGGGGACGAGGACGTGGACGCGCCCGCGGACGTCTACTCGCTGGGGGCGCTCGTCCTCTACGCGGCCTCGGGCCGCACGCCTGGTGTCGTCCCCGACGTGGAGCCGCTGCGCGCCGTGGATGCCGGCCTCGCCAACGTCATCGGTCGCTGTCTCGCGACCGGCCCCGGAGCCCGCCCCACCGCCGGCGAGGTGGCGGAGGCGGCCCGCGCCCACCTGCCCGCGCCTCCTCCCTCCTGGCCCCCCGAGGTCATGTCACGCATCGCCTCGCGACGTGCCTTCGCCGCAACCCCGGTCGGCAAGCTGGAGACCGTCCCGCCGCCGGACCTGGCCGCGGAAGCGACGCCGGACGCGGACCTGGCGCCGGGGACCGCGCCCCCGTCCGCCGCACCGCCCCGCCGCTCCCGCACACGCCTGTTCCTGCTGCCGACCGCCGCGGCGATCGCCCTCGGCGCCGTCGCGGCGTTGGTACTCCTCCCGTCCGCCTCCCGGCACAACGGCGCTGCGCAGCCGGCCGACAGCGCGTCGGCCCGCGTCGAGACCGCGGCCGGGGCGACCCGGACGCCCCATGCGAGCCCGAGCCGTTCGGCCACGTCCACCGCGGAGCCCGGGCGCCCGGCCCCGGACGCCCCGGCCGACTCGGAAACGACCGCCCCGCCGCGCGCATCCGGTGCGCGCTCGCCCTCCGCACCCGCCGCGACCACCGCGTCCTCGGCACCCGCCACCCGCGTCACCTCGTCGTCGATCCCCGGCATCAACGGCGGCGACGACCCGGCGCAGGTCAGGGGATCCGAGGCGGACACCTCCTGGGTCGGCAACGATGCCGCCTGCTCCGCCTGGCTGGACGACAACGGCTCCGACGCGCTCGCGGGCGTGCTCAACACCTCCCTGAACCAGAGCTGCAGCGCCGAGCTGTACCGCAGCGACGGCATCGCGTACACCTTCCATGCCAACTGGGGCGCCACGAAGACGAACTTCATCTCGGACGTCGGCCACACGATGTGGATCTGTGTCTGGAACGCCAACGACCGCTCCGACGAGCAGTGCTCCCCTCGCTTCGCCATGAACGGCCACACCCCGGTCAAGCGGTGA
- a CDS encoding Crp/Fnr family transcriptional regulator yields the protein MSNTRGRGGGTYWPPAGLLGRLDEADRAILLGLGHGVVYPAGQITIHEADTSDFALLLLGGTVKVTAHAQDGREALLAVRMAGDLVGELAGIDGQPRVGTVTACGKVLARYILRSELLECTKQHPSVGVALSASVVAKLRTATSRITDFTGCDVLGRLARILHHMAVTYGRPGRSETRLPLSQPEMATLVGAAESSIHKALRALRDSGAVETGYRRITILDLAHLARIAAEAGPAGSSPISPNT from the coding sequence ATGAGCAACACACGGGGGCGCGGGGGAGGGACCTACTGGCCGCCGGCCGGGCTGCTCGGCCGGCTCGACGAGGCCGACCGCGCAATCCTGCTGGGACTCGGCCACGGCGTCGTCTACCCGGCCGGTCAGATCACCATCCACGAGGCCGACACCTCGGACTTCGCGCTGCTCCTGCTCGGCGGCACGGTGAAGGTCACCGCGCACGCGCAGGACGGCCGCGAGGCACTGCTGGCCGTGCGGATGGCTGGGGACCTGGTCGGGGAACTCGCCGGAATCGACGGTCAGCCGCGCGTCGGCACCGTGACCGCCTGCGGCAAGGTGCTGGCCCGCTACATACTCCGCTCCGAACTCCTGGAGTGCACGAAACAGCACCCCTCCGTAGGAGTGGCACTCAGCGCGAGCGTGGTGGCCAAGCTGCGCACGGCGACCAGCCGGATCACCGACTTCACCGGGTGCGACGTGCTCGGGCGACTGGCCAGAATCCTGCACCACATGGCCGTCACCTACGGGCGCCCGGGACGGAGCGAAACCCGTCTGCCGCTGTCACAGCCGGAGATGGCCACCCTGGTCGGTGCGGCCGAGTCGTCGATCCACAAGGCGCTGCGGGCGCTGCGGGACTCCGGCGCGGTCGAGACCGGCTACCGCCGGATCACCATCCTCGACCTGGCTCACCTCGCCCGGATCGCCGCCGAGGCCGGGCCCGCCGGATCGTCGCCGATCTCGCCGAACACGTAA
- a CDS encoding FHA domain-containing protein: MAYGNFPPQMLPPGSPSDRVPSAPPGTIFVLGPEGGYAVPPRRYTLLFGRDREDVHVPVGVDDPTVSRRHGIFTCTAADGDWWLVNTGHLPIELPDGVLMLAGHKRLIESGYTPLVINSSKRRSHLVEVRVVDEDDRNPRSTSGAETVNPETVYELSPQERLVLTALAQRYLEGHDAFPLPLAWEDTARLANASPYAVKSWTHKSVANTVEDVRERLHRRGVRGLLRDEVGEPVGSTLSVNLIRELLKTATLSAQDLELLADKD; this comes from the coding sequence ATGGCATACGGAAACTTCCCACCCCAGATGCTGCCGCCGGGCAGCCCCTCCGACAGGGTGCCCTCGGCACCACCGGGGACGATCTTCGTACTGGGTCCGGAGGGCGGGTACGCCGTGCCGCCGCGCCGGTACACGCTGCTGTTCGGGCGCGACCGCGAGGACGTTCATGTACCGGTCGGGGTCGACGACCCGACCGTCAGCCGTCGGCACGGCATCTTCACCTGCACGGCCGCGGACGGCGACTGGTGGCTGGTCAACACCGGTCATCTGCCGATCGAACTACCCGACGGCGTGCTGATGCTCGCCGGCCACAAGCGGCTCATCGAGTCCGGGTACACCCCGCTGGTGATCAACTCGTCCAAGCGGCGTTCCCATCTGGTGGAGGTCCGCGTCGTGGACGAAGACGACAGGAACCCCCGCTCCACAAGTGGTGCGGAGACTGTGAATCCCGAGACGGTCTACGAACTCTCCCCGCAGGAGCGGCTGGTGCTCACCGCACTCGCCCAGCGCTATCTGGAGGGCCACGACGCCTTCCCGCTCCCGCTGGCCTGGGAGGACACCGCCCGGCTGGCCAACGCCTCGCCCTACGCGGTCAAGTCCTGGACCCACAAGTCGGTCGCGAACACGGTCGAGGACGTGCGCGAACGGCTGCACCGCCGGGGCGTGCGCGGACTGCTGCGCGACGAGGTCGGCGAGCCGGTCGGCTCGACCCTCAGCGTCAACCTGATCAGGGAGTTGCTGAAGACGGCGACGCTGAGCGCTCAGGACCTGGAGTTGCTCGCCGACAAGGACTGA
- a CDS encoding CsbD family protein, with amino-acid sequence MSISKKIAHKAEAMKGGAKKTSGCATGSQRLQAEGRGDQVKGNIKQAAAKIRDAFKH; translated from the coding sequence ATGAGTATCTCGAAGAAGATCGCGCACAAAGCCGAAGCGATGAAAGGCGGCGCCAAGAAGACGAGCGGCTGCGCCACCGGCAGCCAGCGCCTGCAGGCCGAAGGCCGCGGAGACCAAGTTAAGGGCAACATCAAGCAGGCCGCGGCCAAAATCAGGGACGCCTTCAAGCACTGA
- a CDS encoding AAA family ATPase → MPEDNGNSGPTQQIRTGAMSGLMVVGSNNTVHNLRITAEHGSTVTVHGGPLPDPVKRTPVSHLPRSAAEPLTGREQEVRALQEAVGKHQLVQVWGASGIGKSALLRHLARTMPRGPEGAAYIEAGGRTADDIAQAIFDISFDAPDYKPSPEALKEHLKTLRLRVYLDDVGLDEKDLHRLFDMAEQSMFVFTSQQRSAVGGVHPVRLGGLAAPAGTSLVAAVLARELRSDEARTVEALCDAVDGSPLRLRHIALSAITGKGLPGLADLPGLLPALLNRLRPQERDLLYLLGSLSGAELAARHLNDLLALPGTEAIADGLVRHGLLVASETGYSCPPDVAGCVLKSRGTAFPAKQLCRTLTAWVEARDTTPDDVAAHSQALDAAVVRAEKSGQAQLGAALARAASPKLAMSRQFDAWGSLLGAGWSAAKSMKDKEGEEFFLREARTRRQAISRGALTAAATLEAGALWHELTALHAHSAAQQVANAATATAQQGHVITTLPAAGHTSALASPGHALTPVHATGVPTHPIVGHTPLTHPVAPTPPAPAPVHPPVTKPVVDLSNSAPQPHAATNVTGGHSAAPAPQQIDLSQAHHSAAQPAHGLSTTTPATGTGHSAFSVLGAKVGVSALAMACSIGFVAVLGVGAAVYMTDQQSSSSSAVSSGPAGASGPADNMSSGDNTSPGVDPACLTALSELAPEITQHNTDVSAMNDAFDSYNSAMRSYNSGASATPPDGSAVFSEVDAVISDLNSIESTLEGAVSQAQDSSVQSDLESMLTGAQQAEEELQSFKDDPKGSGFDTSGEADSMNSDLAGLKTDCGG, encoded by the coding sequence ATGCCAGAGGACAACGGTAATTCGGGCCCCACCCAGCAGATCCGGACCGGCGCCATGTCCGGGCTGATGGTCGTGGGCAGCAACAACACCGTGCACAATCTGCGGATCACCGCCGAGCACGGTTCGACCGTCACCGTGCACGGCGGGCCGCTGCCGGACCCGGTCAAGCGCACGCCCGTCTCCCACCTGCCGCGCTCCGCCGCCGAGCCGCTGACCGGCCGGGAGCAGGAGGTCCGGGCACTGCAAGAGGCCGTCGGAAAACATCAGTTGGTGCAGGTCTGGGGCGCGTCCGGGATCGGCAAGAGCGCACTGCTGCGCCATCTCGCACGCACCATGCCGCGCGGGCCCGAGGGCGCGGCCTACATCGAAGCCGGGGGACGCACGGCCGATGACATCGCGCAGGCGATCTTCGACATCAGCTTCGACGCACCGGACTACAAGCCGTCGCCGGAGGCGCTGAAGGAGCATTTGAAGACACTGCGGCTGCGGGTCTACCTGGACGACGTGGGGCTCGACGAGAAGGACCTGCACCGGCTCTTCGACATGGCCGAGCAGTCCATGTTCGTCTTCACCTCGCAGCAGCGGTCCGCAGTCGGCGGTGTGCACCCGGTCCGGCTCGGCGGGCTGGCGGCCCCGGCGGGGACGTCACTGGTGGCGGCGGTGCTCGCCCGCGAGCTGCGGTCCGACGAAGCGCGGACCGTGGAGGCGCTGTGTGACGCGGTGGACGGCAGCCCGCTCCGGTTGCGGCACATCGCCCTGTCGGCTATCACCGGCAAGGGCCTGCCGGGCCTCGCCGATCTGCCCGGACTGCTTCCCGCGCTGCTGAACCGGCTCCGGCCGCAGGAGCGCGATCTGCTGTATCTGCTCGGCTCGCTGTCCGGCGCCGAGCTGGCCGCCCGGCATCTCAACGATCTGCTCGCTCTGCCGGGCACCGAAGCGATCGCCGACGGTCTGGTGCGACACGGTCTGCTGGTCGCCTCGGAAACCGGCTACAGCTGTCCGCCCGATGTCGCCGGGTGCGTGCTGAAGAGCCGGGGAACGGCGTTTCCCGCCAAGCAGCTCTGCCGGACGCTCACCGCGTGGGTCGAGGCGAGGGACACGACCCCGGACGACGTCGCGGCACACTCCCAAGCCCTGGACGCCGCGGTGGTGCGGGCGGAGAAGAGCGGACAGGCACAGCTGGGCGCGGCGCTGGCCCGTGCCGCGTCGCCGAAGCTGGCGATGTCCCGGCAGTTCGATGCATGGGGCAGCCTGCTCGGAGCCGGTTGGTCAGCGGCGAAGAGCATGAAAGACAAGGAGGGCGAGGAGTTCTTCCTGCGCGAGGCCCGCACCCGCCGCCAGGCGATCAGCCGTGGTGCGCTGACGGCGGCCGCGACGCTGGAGGCGGGTGCGCTCTGGCATGAACTGACCGCTCTGCACGCACACTCGGCGGCCCAGCAGGTCGCCAACGCCGCGACGGCCACGGCGCAGCAGGGCCATGTGATCACCACGCTCCCCGCCGCGGGCCACACATCGGCCCTCGCATCGCCAGGCCACGCGCTCACCCCTGTGCACGCCACGGGCGTGCCGACGCACCCCATCGTGGGCCACACACCCCTCACGCACCCGGTCGCCCCCACGCCCCCCGCTCCGGCTCCCGTGCACCCACCTGTGACCAAGCCGGTGGTCGACCTCTCGAATTCCGCCCCGCAGCCGCACGCCGCTACCAACGTGACCGGCGGCCATTCCGCCGCACCGGCGCCGCAGCAGATCGACCTCTCACAGGCACACCACTCCGCCGCCCAGCCGGCGCACGGCCTGAGCACCACCACGCCTGCGACGGGCACGGGCCACTCGGCGTTCAGCGTCCTGGGCGCCAAGGTAGGGGTATCGGCACTGGCCATGGCCTGCTCCATCGGCTTCGTGGCCGTGCTGGGTGTGGGTGCCGCGGTCTACATGACGGACCAGCAGTCCTCCTCGTCCTCGGCCGTCTCATCGGGCCCCGCCGGCGCCTCCGGTCCGGCCGACAACATGTCGTCCGGCGACAACACATCGCCTGGCGTCGATCCTGCGTGCCTGACCGCGCTCTCGGAGCTGGCGCCGGAGATCACGCAGCACAACACGGACGTCTCTGCCATGAACGACGCGTTCGACTCGTACAACAGCGCCATGCGCTCCTACAACTCGGGCGCGAGTGCCACCCCACCCGACGGCAGCGCGGTGTTCTCCGAGGTCGACGCGGTCATCAGCGACCTGAACTCCATCGAGTCCACCTTGGAGGGGGCCGTCTCGCAAGCCCAGGACAGCTCCGTGCAATCCGACCTCGAATCCATGCTGACCGGTGCTCAGCAGGCCGAAGAGGAGCTTCAGTCGTTCAAGGACGATCCGAAGGGGTCCGGGTTCGATACCTCGGGTGAAGCCGACTCGATGAACTCGGACCTGGCCGGACTGAAGACCGACTGCGGCGGCTGA